Below is a window of Sporosarcina ureae DNA.
TAAAATGATGTGGTTTTTATCCAATCCTTCAGCTACATAGGAAGTAGCATGTTCTATATATTTGTTGCGGTCTGTGTACGTATACACTACGTGGCCTACTAGTAAAGATTCTATGCCTTTCGTTAGTTCCATTTCCTTATTTTTATGGACCGAATATGTCATATGAAAAACTCCTCTCATGATTACGAACTCTATTATAACATCTTAGTCACTATAAAGTGTTGTAATTAAGTGAAACTTTAGTATATTTAATGCATTTGTAAGTAGGAAATTAGTACACTATATTTTAAATCGCAAAGATTTATTTCCAATATAATGCTTTTACTTCAAATGTCTATGTGTTTACAAAATAAATATACAATAAGTTCATTTAATGGTTTACATGCTGTACGTAAGGGGTATCATAAACAAACAAAGTTGAAACTACGTAGAAAGTAGGTGCCCCTTATGCTGAATTTATCAAACGCTGCATTACTCGAAGCCTATGAGCGAACAGAGAAAATACGTGTAGAGCCAGCATTTATTGAACTACTTAAAGAAGAAATCAAACGCCGTGGTATATAGATGCCGTGGCGTTTTTTTATTTGTGAATACACCGTTCATTACTTTCATTACATAATAGGAAAAGCTACGATACATAGAGGACCAATATAGAAAAGATTGGAGGGAGCGTCATACGGAATCGTCAATTTGAAATATTGCTGTATCTATTGAAAGTGAAAAAAGTAACCCATAAAGAATTGTCCGAGATGTTTGAAGT
It encodes the following:
- the sda gene encoding sporulation histidine kinase inhibitor Sda — encoded protein: MLNLSNAALLEAYERTEKIRVEPAFIELLKEEIKRRGI